One Eurosta solidaginis isolate ZX-2024a chromosome 5, ASM4086904v1, whole genome shotgun sequence DNA segment encodes these proteins:
- the mtTFB1 gene encoding dimethyladenosine transferase 1, mitochondrial produces the protein MPHAAVRVLTGGVRLPPMPSIRDLVKLYKLQALKHMSQNFIMDERLTDKIVKSAGRIDTKDTVLEVGPGPGGITRSILRRKPARLILVEKDERFMPTLELLKECAGPLNTEVEIYTADILRFDIAKHVPMSENRLHLIGNLPFSISTRLLINWLNDLSLGRGAFQNHNTSMTLTFQKEVAERICAEIGDAQRCRLSIMSQIWTQPFLKFIIPGKAFVPKPDVDVGVVKLVPLKHPKTDLPFELVERVMRCIFNMRQKYCRRGYSNLLPPENRDEMTDALFELADVDPTVRPFELSVDECLRLITVYAGFIEKYPEVADYDYRARKKPLNDNID, from the coding sequence ATGCCACATGCTGCTGTACGAGTACTCACCGGCGGCGTACGATTGCCGCCCATGCCAAGCATCAGAGATCTTGTCAAACTTTATAAATTACAAGCTCTTAAACATATGAGCCAAAATTTCATTATGGACGAACGTTTAACTGATAAAATTGTAAAAAGCGCGGGACGTATAGACACCAAGGATACCGTACTGGAGGTTGGCCCTGGGCCAGGTGGCATAACACGTTCAATTTTACGAAGAAAACCCGCCCGGCTAATTCTCGTTGAAAAGGATGAACGTTTTATGCCAACACTGGAGTTGTTGAAGGAATGCGCCGGTCCTCTAAATACGGAAGTCGAAATATATACAGCAGATATTTTACGTTTCGATATAGCAAAGCATGTGCCTATGTCAGAAAATCGTTTGCACTTAATTGGTAATCTGCCGTTTTCAATATCTACACGTCTACTTATAAATTGGTTAAATGATTTGTCCTTGGGACGTGGTGCTTTTCAAAATCATAACACCTCTATGACTTTGACTTTTCAAAAAGAGGTTGCTGAACGCATTTGTGCAGAAATTGGAGACGCTCAACGTTGTCGCTTGTCAATAATGTCGCAAATATGGACACAACCTTTTCTAAAATTTATCATACCTGGCAAAGCATTTGTGCCCAAGCCTGATGTTGATGTGGGCGTAGTTAAGCTGGTACCACTTAAGCATCCGAAAACAGATTTGCCATTCGAATTGGTTGAACGTGTAATGCGTTGCATATTTAATATGCGTCAGAAATAttgtaggcgtggttatagtaacTTGTTGCCACCAGAGAATCGTGATGAAATGACTGATGCACTTTTTGAGTTGGCCGATGTTGATCCAACAGTAAGACCATTCGAGCTATCTGTTGATGAATGTTTACGTTTGATTACGGTGTATGCAGGTTTCATAGAAAAATATCCCGAAGTGGCAGATTATGATTATAGAGCAAGGAAAAAACCTCTGAATGACAACATAGATTAA
- the crim gene encoding UPAR/Ly6 domain-containing protein crim — protein MMGKLIYTILIVATLAVREGSAIWCYRCTSSTPGCGEKFNWRGIGFLGEQCPETNDICVKLIEKRGAQEAITRDCLSSLSFRTDIPADKYEGCRLAAKDVRLANYVNHTIKEHDVKRDYFNDVTFCFCFLDHRCNGVDGISRISSIAMVGGVSAVLLLARRLILGFEICVH, from the exons ATGATGGGAAAATTAATTTATACTATATTAATTGTTGCAACATTAGCTGTTCGGGAAG GCTCAGCGATTTGGTGTTATCGATGCACATCATCCACACCAGGATGTGGCGAAAAATTCAATTGGCGTGGAATCGGGTTTCTGGGCGAGCAATGTCCGGAGACCAACGACATTTGTGTAAAATTAATTGAGAAACGTGGTG CACAAGAAGCTATAACACGTGATTGCTTGAGTTCATTGAGCTTTCGTACAGATATACCTGCTGATAAGTATGAAGGCTGCCGTCTCGCTGCAAAAGATGTACGTCTGGCGAACTATGTCAATCACACAATTAAAGAGCATGATGTAAAACGCGATTATTTCAACGATGTAACGTTTTGTTTCTGCTTTCTTGATCATCGTTGTAACGGTGTTGATGGTATTTCCCGAATTAGTTCAATAGCAATGGTTGGAGGTGTAAGTGCTGTACTCTTGTTAGCAAGAAGACTAATATTAGGATTCGAAATTTGTGTTCACTAG
- the Ccdc56 gene encoding cytochrome c oxidase assembly factor 3, mitochondrial, producing MSAPSDSQLPKIKVDGKAPKLDRVQLEFMKIIEEKNFIRVEKLQRTRRNNLITAGILGASVLGIYVYSMLSVHQEDFLDNFEEPKKVSKE from the coding sequence ATGTCAGCACCTTCTGATAGCCAATTACCCAAAATAAAGGTCGATGGTAAGGCACCGAAATTGGATAGAGTGCAACTCGAGTTTATGAAAATCATCGAAGAAAAGAACTTTATACGTGTCGAAAAGTTGCAGCGCACACGAAGAAATAACCTTATTACGGCCGGTATACTGGGCGCATCCGTACTTGGAATCTATGTTTACTCAATGCTATCAGTACATCAAGAAGATTTTCTAGATAATTTCGAAGAACCTAAAAAAGTATCAAAGGAATAA